A genome region from Planctomycetaceae bacterium includes the following:
- a CDS encoding prepilin-type N-terminal cleavage/methylation domain-containing protein produces the protein MRPAHRSPSQGMTLTELLIVVAVIAILVTLLIPAGGAFLDRVADTRCKSNLNNISQALHVGAKGVPAVANWTSTVVANATPAVLACPKGGDRYTFQAPGEPGAPPPAQVPLSVTATGGTQMIATQTYLSTYSGTKSFIFPERKNVTLAANLAVAFTDVDFESRMDYIQANKIVPAGTKVDSYFMYYCDPWAPWGPHWADRPATIKVAGGKVIGIIAGDYVAAALYASDPIVGNPTTNYSSYYWGSWISLNGDDALRLSNSGTELEIVSTGCWGGYIDNWRILVTEVPASGGGGGPVMVDWPGNYGMNNQVPEGSSVRPEQLVVTDYDSAVIDPDGNHQDILNTIVDEERLRHSGKMNALMGCGAVRAVTVEELQSTSELWKP, from the coding sequence ATGAGACCCGCACACCGCAGCCCTTCGCAGGGGATGACGTTGACGGAGTTGCTTATCGTAGTGGCCGTCATCGCGATACTGGTGACGCTACTGATTCCCGCCGGCGGGGCGTTCCTGGACCGCGTGGCCGATACGCGGTGCAAGTCCAACCTCAACAATATCTCGCAGGCCCTGCACGTTGGCGCCAAGGGCGTTCCGGCCGTGGCCAACTGGACATCGACCGTGGTGGCCAACGCCACGCCGGCAGTTCTGGCCTGCCCCAAGGGCGGCGACCGCTACACGTTCCAGGCCCCGGGCGAGCCGGGAGCCCCGCCGCCGGCGCAGGTTCCGCTGTCGGTTACCGCCACCGGCGGCACCCAGATGATCGCCACGCAGACCTACCTGAGCACGTACAGCGGCACCAAGTCGTTCATCTTTCCCGAGCGCAAGAACGTGACCCTGGCGGCGAACCTGGCCGTGGCGTTCACCGACGTCGATTTCGAATCGCGGATGGACTACATCCAGGCCAACAAGATCGTGCCGGCCGGCACGAAGGTCGACAGCTACTTCATGTACTACTGCGACCCGTGGGCGCCGTGGGGCCCGCACTGGGCCGACCGCCCGGCGACGATCAAGGTCGCCGGCGGCAAGGTCATTGGGATCATCGCCGGCGATTACGTCGCGGCCGCTCTCTATGCCAGCGATCCCATCGTGGGCAACCCGACGACCAATTACAGTTCCTATTATTGGGGATCGTGGATCAGCCTCAACGGCGACGACGCCCTGCGCCTCAGCAACAGCGGCACTGAACTGGAGATCGTCTCGACGGGCTGCTGGGGCGGATACATCGACAACTGGCGAATTCTGGTGACCGAAGTGCCCGCCAGCGGCGGCGGGGGCGGGCCTGTCATGGTCGATTGGCCCGGCAACTACGGTATGAACAACCAGGTGCCCGAAGGTTCGAGCGTACGCCCGGAACAACTGGTCGTGACCGACTACGACTCGGCCGTCATCGATCCCGACGGCAACCATCAGGACATCCTGAACACGATCGTCGACGAGGAACGCCTGCGTCACAGCGGCAAAATGAACGCCCTGATGGGCTGCGGCGCCGTGCGGGCGGTGACCGTCGAAGAACTTCAAAGCACGTCAGAATTGTGGAAGCCCTGA
- a CDS encoding HEAT repeat domain-containing protein, with amino-acid sequence MLRHWIMLTVSLLAIAAGGCENKEDRVSRNKLRRAVEQTQSRDVPTAIKGARAIAENRLAVEALPQLSAALKHPEPEVRRAIAITLSQMGPAAKPVLEDVKTAKKDPDRQVQIAAAFAQVLIDPDAVPDLAPLTEALTSPVEADRGQSAFLLGFLGPRATGALPALEEAAKKGGRAGQVAQASIRRIKGERTPAPPIGSSPGRVTE; translated from the coding sequence ATGCTCAGGCACTGGATCATGTTGACGGTCAGTCTGCTGGCAATCGCTGCCGGCGGCTGTGAGAACAAGGAAGACCGCGTATCGCGCAACAAGCTTCGCCGGGCGGTGGAGCAGACGCAGTCGCGCGACGTCCCGACGGCGATCAAGGGCGCGCGGGCGATCGCGGAGAACCGCCTGGCCGTCGAGGCGCTGCCTCAACTGAGCGCGGCTCTGAAGCACCCCGAGCCGGAGGTCCGCCGCGCGATCGCCATCACGCTCTCGCAGATGGGACCGGCGGCCAAACCGGTCTTGGAGGACGTCAAGACCGCCAAGAAAGACCCCGACCGCCAGGTGCAGATCGCCGCGGCCTTCGCGCAGGTGCTGATCGACCCGGACGCGGTGCCCGACCTGGCGCCGCTGACCGAGGCCCTGACCAGCCCGGTCGAGGCCGACCGTGGGCAGTCGGCCTTCCTGCTGGGATTCCTGGGGCCTCGCGCCACGGGGGCACTGCCGGCGCTTGAAGAGGCCGCCAAAAAAGGCGGCAGGGCCGGCCAAGTCGCACAAGCGTCCATCCGCAGGATCAAAGGCGAGCGCACGCCCGCCCCACCGATCGGATCTTCCCCCGGACGGGTGACGGAGTAG